The Kangiella marina genome window below encodes:
- a CDS encoding EF-hand domain-containing protein, producing the protein MKPLSEERVEEIKEHFKFFDRDNNGQIDVEEFGELLQVLSPDAGEEQIHKGFSLVDTDSSGYIDFDEFLEWWKTCWWEF; encoded by the coding sequence ATGAAGCCATTAAGTGAAGAGCGCGTTGAAGAAATTAAAGAGCACTTTAAGTTTTTTGATCGCGATAATAACGGTCAGATCGATGTCGAAGAATTTGGAGAACTACTGCAAGTCTTATCGCCAGATGCAGGCGAGGAGCAAATTCACAAAGGTTTTTCTCTGGTCGATACCGATAGCAGTGGTTATATCGACTTTGATGAGTTTTTAGAATGGTGGAAAACCTGCTGGTGGGAGTTTTAA
- a CDS encoding saccharopine dehydrogenase family protein gives MSNIIVLGAGMVGNVIARDISEKHDVTIGDIDPQTLKLIKKRLPAINTEEIDALDAEALKNVLQPFDIVICAVPGNLGFRVLKNIIEAGKDVVDISFSEENSLELDYLAKKHNVTAIIDCGVAPGMDNLLLGFLNTKMEVTDFECYVGGLPKTRSKPFEYKAPFSPLDVIAEYVRPVHYFENGRELVKEPLTDRELVEFDKIGTLEAFNTDGLRSLIYTMSHIPNMKEKTLRYPGHVEAIRTLKHSGFFDKEPVTVNGMEISPLEFTSKVLINEWKLKRKEEEFTIMRVHIRGIENGKRKEYIYDLYDEYDSIKQETSMARTTGFTANAVATLILKEKFDKTGVYAPEHIGGHTDCCKTVIDYMEERKVRYRLEVNSLD, from the coding sequence ATGAGTAACATCATTGTGTTAGGTGCTGGTATGGTGGGAAATGTTATCGCAAGGGACATTTCTGAAAAACATGATGTCACTATTGGCGATATAGACCCGCAAACACTAAAGCTAATCAAAAAGCGACTACCAGCTATCAATACAGAAGAAATTGATGCACTGGATGCTGAAGCGCTAAAAAATGTACTACAGCCCTTTGATATTGTTATTTGTGCCGTGCCAGGCAACTTAGGCTTTAGAGTCCTTAAAAATATTATCGAAGCAGGCAAAGATGTCGTGGACATCTCATTCTCAGAAGAGAACAGCTTAGAGCTCGACTATCTTGCTAAAAAACATAACGTCACTGCAATTATTGATTGTGGCGTTGCTCCTGGAATGGATAACCTTCTGCTAGGGTTCCTTAACACCAAAATGGAAGTCACCGACTTTGAGTGTTATGTCGGAGGACTGCCGAAGACTCGTAGCAAGCCTTTCGAATATAAAGCTCCTTTCTCCCCTTTAGACGTTATCGCGGAGTATGTTCGCCCCGTGCACTACTTTGAGAATGGTCGGGAGCTGGTCAAAGAACCACTGACCGATCGTGAGTTGGTTGAATTTGACAAAATTGGGACTTTAGAAGCTTTCAATACCGACGGCTTACGAAGCCTGATATACACCATGAGCCATATCCCTAACATGAAGGAAAAAACGCTCAGATATCCCGGCCATGTGGAAGCGATTAGAACACTAAAACACAGCGGCTTTTTCGATAAGGAACCTGTGACTGTGAATGGTATGGAAATTAGTCCGTTAGAATTCACATCGAAAGTTTTGATCAACGAGTGGAAGCTTAAGCGTAAAGAAGAAGAGTTTACCATCATGCGCGTACACATTCGCGGCATCGAGAATGGTAAGCGCAAAGAGTACATTTATGACCTGTATGATGAGTACGACAGCATTAAGCAAGAAACCTCAATGGCTAGAACCACTGGGTTTACAGCGAATGCCGTTGCTACCCTGATACTCAAAGAAAAATTCGACAAAACCGGCGTTTATGCACCTGAGCATATCGGTGGCCACACAGATTGTTGCAAAACGGTGATTGACTACATGGAAGAACGTAAAGTACGGTATCGACTTGAAGTAAATAGCTTGGATTAA
- a CDS encoding Glu/Leu/Phe/Val dehydrogenase — protein sequence MAVFNLRAYDDHEQIVFCRDVESGLKAIICVHNTNLGPAVGGCRMWDYNSDEGALIDALRLSRGMTYKNAMAGLNMGGGKSVIIGNSKTMKSEELFRAFGRFVDKLSGKYITAEDVGINPQDMAVVNKETNHVLGLEGKSGDPSPVTAYGVFTGLKAAVKHRLDRNDLDGLKVSVQGLGHVGYYLCRHLHEQGAQLIVTDINKESVDRVVDEFGAKAVDTDEIYHQEVDVYAPCALGATINDNTIPKIQASVIAGAANNQLAEDRHGDILMQKGILYAPDYVINAGGIINVSFEENYDQAAALKKVDEIYGTLTEVFDASKSSGRPTNVIADELARQRVAAAKK from the coding sequence ATGGCGGTTTTTAACCTTCGCGCCTATGACGATCACGAACAAATCGTATTTTGCCGTGACGTAGAGTCAGGGCTTAAAGCAATTATTTGTGTCCATAACACAAACCTTGGCCCTGCGGTCGGTGGTTGTCGTATGTGGGATTATAATTCTGATGAAGGCGCTTTGATTGATGCGCTTCGCCTTTCTCGAGGCATGACTTATAAAAATGCTATGGCTGGCCTTAACATGGGCGGTGGTAAATCAGTTATTATCGGCAACTCTAAGACCATGAAGTCGGAAGAATTATTCCGTGCTTTTGGGCGTTTCGTTGATAAGCTGAGCGGTAAATACATTACTGCTGAAGACGTTGGTATCAACCCTCAAGATATGGCTGTCGTGAACAAAGAAACGAATCACGTACTAGGCCTAGAAGGCAAGTCGGGAGACCCTTCTCCTGTTACGGCTTACGGCGTATTCACAGGACTAAAAGCCGCGGTTAAACACCGTTTGGATCGTAATGATCTTGATGGTTTAAAAGTGTCAGTTCAAGGTCTTGGCCACGTTGGTTATTATTTATGCCGTCACCTGCATGAGCAAGGCGCTCAGCTGATCGTGACTGACATCAATAAAGAAAGCGTTGATCGCGTTGTTGATGAGTTTGGTGCAAAAGCTGTCGATACCGATGAAATTTACCACCAAGAAGTGGATGTCTATGCACCGTGTGCTTTAGGCGCAACGATTAATGACAACACGATTCCTAAGATTCAGGCGTCAGTTATTGCTGGTGCAGCAAACAACCAATTGGCTGAAGATCGTCATGGCGATATCCTCATGCAAAAAGGCATTTTGTACGCACCAGATTACGTTATTAACGCTGGTGGCATCATCAATGTATCGTTTGAAGAAAACTACGATCAGGCAGCAGCCTTAAAGAAAGTTGATGAGATCTATGGCACCTTAACTGAAGTGTTTGATGCATCAAAATCATCTGGTCGTCCGACTAACGTGATTGCTGATGAGTTAGCACGTCAACGTGTTGCAGCTGCTAAAAAATAG
- the speE gene encoding polyamine aminopropyltransferase — translation MSKRFIETLYKTYGQSFIVDEILFESKTDHQHLIIFNNEQFGRVMALDGVIQTTEKDEFIYHEMLTHVPLFAHGNAKRVLIIGGGDGGILREVLRHPEVQHVTMVEIDQAVVDMCKQYFPKHSDGAFDDSRVNLVIDDGVDFIVNNSEKFDVIISDSTDPEGPGEVLFSSRFYQGCKNSLTEGGVLATQNGVSFMQIDEVKTTFNRFEGLFNDRWFYAAPVPTYIGGIMTLAWGTDNTALRQQSIEAIRERFTQSNIKTRYYTPELHVASFALPQYVVDVLK, via the coding sequence ATGAGCAAACGCTTTATTGAAACGCTATACAAAACCTATGGCCAGAGTTTTATTGTCGACGAAATACTGTTTGAGAGTAAAACCGATCACCAGCATCTGATCATTTTCAATAATGAGCAGTTCGGACGTGTTATGGCTTTAGACGGCGTGATTCAGACGACAGAAAAAGATGAGTTCATTTATCATGAAATGTTAACTCATGTTCCTCTATTTGCTCATGGTAACGCGAAGCGTGTGTTGATCATTGGCGGCGGTGATGGCGGTATTTTGCGTGAAGTACTGCGCCACCCTGAAGTTCAGCATGTCACGATGGTTGAAATTGATCAGGCCGTCGTCGATATGTGTAAGCAATACTTCCCGAAACACTCCGACGGTGCTTTTGACGATTCACGAGTAAACCTGGTGATCGATGATGGCGTTGACTTTATCGTCAACAACTCAGAGAAGTTTGATGTCATTATTTCTGACTCAACCGATCCCGAAGGGCCTGGTGAAGTCCTGTTCAGCTCGCGTTTCTATCAAGGTTGTAAAAACAGTTTAACCGAAGGTGGCGTTTTAGCGACTCAAAACGGCGTCAGCTTTATGCAAATTGACGAGGTTAAAACCACCTTTAATCGTTTCGAGGGCCTGTTTAACGATCGCTGGTTTTATGCAGCACCAGTACCAACTTATATCGGTGGGATTATGACGTTGGCATGGGGTACTGATAATACAGCACTTCGTCAGCAGTCAATTGAAGCGATCCGAGAGCGATTTACACAGAGTAACATCAAGACCCGGTACTACACGCCGGAGCTTCATGTTGCCAGCTTTGCATTACCCCAATATGTTGTAGATGTCTTAAAATAA
- the speD gene encoding adenosylmethionine decarboxylase has protein sequence MYKDFDYNQEIDPTGATETHWPSFKNVNENDERNDHFIQRDGKQFAGTHLIIDLWGASKLDDLQVMEQAFREAVIECGATLLHIHMHHFTPNGGISGVAVLAESHISVHTWPERDYAAFDVFMCGDAEPHKATEILRKAFLPSEVSVKEILRGEVHN, from the coding sequence GTGTATAAAGACTTCGACTATAACCAAGAGATTGATCCTACTGGCGCAACAGAAACTCATTGGCCTTCGTTTAAGAATGTTAATGAGAACGATGAGCGAAACGATCATTTCATACAACGTGATGGCAAGCAGTTTGCTGGTACGCACCTGATCATCGATTTATGGGGCGCTTCAAAACTTGATGATTTACAAGTTATGGAGCAGGCTTTCCGTGAAGCTGTAATCGAGTGTGGCGCTACCCTGCTTCATATCCATATGCATCACTTTACCCCGAACGGCGGTATTTCAGGCGTTGCTGTGCTTGCAGAATCTCACATCAGTGTTCACACATGGCCTGAGCGCGATTACGCAGCCTTTGATGTCTTTATGTGTGGCGATGCAGAGCCTCACAAAGCGACTGAAATTCTACGCAAAGCATTTTTACCCTCTGAAGTGTCGGTAAAAGAGATTTTGCGTGGCGAAGTCCATAATTAA
- the amaB gene encoding L-piperidine-6-carboxylate dehydrogenase encodes MDFLNELGIKAVNQSASWGEGYTDSQDAGIIESINPATGELIAKVHTSSESDYEMVMQNAEQAFAEWRMVPAPVRGELVRQMADALREHKDALGSLVSAEMGKIKAEGDGEVQEMIDMADFAVGQSRMLYGKTMHSERPEHRMYEQWHPLGVTGVISAFNFPVAVWSWNAFVAAVCGNTVVWKPSPKTPLTGVAVQNICNTVLEKNGYKGIFCLFIDNEDNKLSQKFIEDKRVKKMSFTGSSEVGRMVGMKVAERMGKSLLELSGNNALILDETADLDLAVPAVVFGAVGTAGQRCTSTRRLIVHKSVADEVIPTISNAYKQVKIGNPLDEDTLMGPLIDEQAVQNFENTVAKAKEAGGEVLAGGKRVEGNGHFVEPTFIRAENHWDIVQTETFAPILYVMTYETIDEALAMQNHSKAGLSSAIFTRDIKNAERFLSAIGSDCGIANVNIGTSGAEIGGAFGGEKDTGGGREAGSDAWKAYMRRQTNTIFWGDTPVLAQGIKFDLS; translated from the coding sequence ATGGATTTTTTAAACGAGTTAGGTATTAAAGCCGTCAACCAATCAGCAAGTTGGGGTGAAGGCTACACCGACTCTCAAGATGCAGGCATTATTGAGTCAATCAATCCTGCAACTGGCGAACTCATTGCAAAAGTCCATACCTCATCAGAATCAGACTATGAAATGGTCATGCAAAATGCGGAACAGGCTTTCGCAGAGTGGCGCATGGTCCCTGCTCCTGTTCGTGGCGAATTAGTACGCCAAATGGCTGACGCTTTGCGTGAGCATAAAGATGCGCTGGGTAGCTTAGTTAGCGCTGAAATGGGCAAGATCAAAGCTGAAGGCGACGGTGAAGTTCAAGAAATGATTGATATGGCTGACTTTGCCGTGGGCCAATCGCGCATGCTTTATGGCAAAACCATGCATTCTGAACGCCCCGAGCATCGGATGTATGAGCAGTGGCACCCGCTTGGTGTGACTGGCGTTATTTCAGCTTTTAACTTCCCTGTCGCTGTTTGGTCTTGGAATGCATTTGTGGCAGCAGTTTGTGGCAATACGGTAGTGTGGAAGCCATCCCCTAAAACACCTCTTACAGGTGTTGCGGTTCAGAATATTTGCAACACTGTCCTTGAGAAAAATGGCTATAAAGGTATTTTCTGCCTATTCATCGACAATGAAGATAACAAGCTGTCTCAAAAGTTTATTGAAGACAAGCGCGTCAAGAAGATGTCATTCACTGGCTCCAGTGAAGTCGGCCGAATGGTTGGCATGAAAGTTGCAGAGCGCATGGGAAAATCCCTCCTTGAGTTATCAGGTAATAACGCCCTGATTCTTGATGAAACAGCGGATCTAGATCTAGCCGTTCCTGCCGTGGTTTTTGGTGCCGTAGGTACCGCAGGCCAGCGTTGTACATCGACGCGCCGTTTAATCGTGCATAAAAGCGTTGCCGATGAAGTGATTCCAACCATCTCCAATGCTTACAAGCAAGTGAAAATAGGTAACCCATTAGATGAAGACACCTTGATGGGCCCACTTATTGACGAACAAGCGGTACAAAATTTTGAAAACACAGTCGCTAAAGCCAAAGAAGCTGGCGGCGAAGTGTTAGCGGGTGGTAAACGCGTTGAAGGCAATGGGCACTTTGTCGAGCCGACCTTCATTCGCGCTGAAAATCACTGGGATATTGTGCAAACAGAAACCTTTGCCCCGATTCTTTATGTGATGACTTATGAAACCATCGATGAAGCTCTTGCGATGCAGAACCACTCTAAAGCGGGCTTGTCATCTGCAATCTTCACACGAGATATTAAAAACGCTGAGCGTTTCCTTTCAGCGATAGGCTCCGACTGTGGTATTGCCAACGTCAACATCGGCACTTCTGGTGCTGAGATTGGTGGTGCTTTCGGAGGCGAGAAAGATACTGGTGGCGGCCGTGAAGCGGGTTCTGATGCTTGGAAAGCTTACATGCGTCGTCAAACCAACACGATTTTCTGGGGTGATACTCCAGTATTGGCTCAAGGCATTAAATTCGACTTGAGCTAA
- a CDS encoding CsiV family protein has translation MFKYFISLALLLTSTAVSAQTIFDVELVFFKRINDLHLVGQPEPIPLSEEFDSESSPFYLSENSPMLPEGYTLLSRQQQQLEGVYRRLRSSSDMRPLLHIGWRQELQDKADTPWLSFNLTDSPQVKGLEGFEGIIRLSRNQGLVLESQVVGYKEPTQVEVFDTVDEETEEVSNLDLPFEKQQDDVESNAEDQEFHENLQIPDELSGFFEMSETLKVKLGKLYYIDHPTMGLLVKVTPYQASLEEQDALN, from the coding sequence ATGTTCAAATATTTCATAAGCTTGGCGCTATTACTGACTTCAACAGCAGTAAGTGCACAAACCATTTTTGACGTTGAGCTAGTCTTCTTCAAGCGAATTAACGATTTACACTTAGTTGGTCAGCCAGAGCCAATCCCCCTGTCAGAAGAATTTGATAGTGAATCCAGCCCCTTTTATCTTTCAGAAAACAGTCCTATGCTACCCGAAGGCTACACACTTTTAAGCCGTCAGCAGCAACAACTGGAAGGTGTTTACCGCCGCCTAAGGTCGAGCAGTGATATGCGACCACTGCTGCACATAGGCTGGCGTCAAGAGTTACAAGACAAAGCCGATACACCATGGCTGAGCTTTAATTTAACCGATAGCCCTCAGGTCAAAGGACTAGAAGGCTTTGAAGGAATTATACGCTTAAGTCGTAACCAAGGACTTGTGCTTGAGAGTCAAGTGGTAGGCTATAAAGAGCCCACTCAAGTTGAAGTATTCGATACTGTTGACGAAGAGACTGAGGAAGTGTCTAACTTAGACCTTCCATTTGAAAAACAGCAAGATGACGTTGAAAGCAATGCTGAAGACCAAGAATTCCACGAAAACCTGCAAATTCCTGACGAACTAAGCGGTTTCTTTGAGATGTCAGAGACTTTAAAAGTTAAGTTAGGCAAACTGTATTACATCGATCACCCAACTATGGGATTGCTGGTAAAGGTAACGCCTTACCAAGCCAGTTTAGAAGAGCAAGACGCCCTGAATTAA
- the mfd gene encoding transcription-repair coupling factor, whose protein sequence is MLLTLPELKQKSNFINHWQGFAGSSRALAIAEQAKNAKQPVIVVCNDAPQVWHLQQEIEYFLGKNHSDESPELPVFGFPDWETLPYDNFSPHQDIVSQRLLTLYQLPRLKQGIVLISVSTLLLKLPPREYIEQNSLIMHTGQELDMHEVRSLFEQHGYHAVNQVYSHGEFAVRGSILDVFPMGCDKPLRIDFFDDEIDTIRYFDPESQLSEETLKSFELLPAKEFPLDKDGIETFRQNFRQTFDVDLQKVWLYQEVSNGNAPAGIEYYLPLFFNEVDTLFDYLPDNSLICSLGKHEDATKDYWAEITERYEQRRHDVERPIVDPKQLYLVEEELNSLLKETIRIRLEPSAPDQQQLTQPVPMMPIEHKAADPAHHLRNFLSHWKGQTLIATESPGRREALKDLLERHNIATKVSASWAASASSDQSGLVEVGVAPLTQGFVVENLAVVTEMELFGEQAIQRRTTERDHKPSVQAEDVIRNLAELKEGDPVVHVEQGIGRYRGLEKLASGDLEAEYLMIEYSGGDKLYIPVQSLHLISRYSGTNPEFAPWHKLGTESWDKAKTKAAEKARDVAAELLDVYARREAKEGYAYQLDETEYNRFSSEFRFDETADQVTAINSVIRDMTAPQPMDRLVCGDVGFGKTEVALRSAFIAAHGGKQVAVLVPTTLLAQQHFETFSDRFADWPIKVAALSRFATAKEVKETLEGLAKGTVDIVIGTHKIIQQDVKFKRLGLLIIDEEHRFGVRQKEQLKKFRTEVDILTLTATPIPRTLNMSMSGMRDLSIIATPPAKRLSVKTFVREHNKPLIREAVLREILRGGQVYFLHNSVETIERTVRELQELLPEARINYAHGQMRERELEQVMRDFYHQRFNVLICTTIVETGIDNPNANTMIIDRADKFGLAQLHQLRGRVGRSHHQAYAYLLTPAERKITKDAEKRLDAIASLEDLGAGFTLATHDLEIRGAGELLGEEQSGQMQAVGFTLFMDMLEQAIKDIKEGREPSLQQSLNQKTEVELGVSAIIPDDYIGDVATRLSLYKRIASSKSKDDLDALQIEFIDRFGILPVELKNLFAINELILEAQPLGISKIDLVHSGVRIRFNQDSSIDPTKLIKMIQMNPALYRFEQNVILKILTEEEELKPLLKSIRQVFETLQ, encoded by the coding sequence ATGTTATTGACATTACCTGAGTTAAAACAAAAATCGAACTTCATTAACCACTGGCAAGGCTTTGCTGGCTCAAGTCGCGCCTTGGCGATCGCTGAGCAGGCTAAAAATGCCAAGCAGCCAGTCATTGTCGTGTGTAATGACGCGCCTCAGGTATGGCATCTGCAACAAGAAATCGAATACTTCTTAGGCAAAAATCATTCTGATGAGTCCCCCGAACTGCCCGTGTTTGGTTTCCCAGACTGGGAGACCCTGCCCTACGATAATTTCAGCCCGCACCAAGATATCGTCTCACAGCGTTTATTAACGCTCTATCAGTTACCTCGGTTAAAGCAAGGCATTGTACTTATTAGTGTCAGTACGCTCTTACTGAAACTGCCTCCGCGCGAATATATCGAGCAAAACAGCTTGATCATGCATACCGGTCAAGAACTCGATATGCATGAAGTTAGGAGCCTCTTTGAGCAACATGGTTACCATGCCGTTAACCAAGTGTACTCTCATGGTGAGTTTGCCGTTCGAGGCTCGATTTTAGATGTCTTCCCGATGGGTTGTGATAAACCATTGCGTATTGATTTCTTCGACGATGAAATTGATACCATTCGGTACTTCGATCCTGAGAGCCAGCTGTCCGAAGAAACACTGAAAAGCTTTGAACTACTACCGGCTAAAGAATTCCCTTTGGATAAAGACGGTATCGAAACCTTCCGTCAAAATTTCCGCCAAACCTTTGACGTTGACTTACAAAAAGTCTGGCTGTATCAAGAAGTCAGCAACGGCAATGCTCCAGCAGGTATTGAGTACTACTTGCCGTTATTTTTTAACGAAGTTGATACCTTGTTTGATTATCTGCCCGATAACAGCCTTATTTGTTCGCTGGGCAAGCATGAAGACGCGACCAAAGATTATTGGGCCGAAATTACAGAACGCTATGAGCAGCGACGCCACGATGTAGAGCGTCCTATTGTAGATCCGAAGCAGCTGTACTTGGTTGAAGAAGAACTTAATTCACTGCTCAAAGAAACCATCAGAATACGTTTAGAGCCCTCGGCTCCCGATCAGCAACAGCTGACTCAACCAGTGCCGATGATGCCGATTGAGCACAAAGCAGCAGATCCAGCTCACCATTTGCGTAACTTTTTATCCCACTGGAAAGGTCAAACCTTAATTGCTACCGAGTCTCCTGGTCGCCGCGAAGCGTTAAAAGACTTGTTAGAACGTCACAATATTGCCACTAAGGTATCTGCTAGCTGGGCTGCTTCTGCCAGCAGTGACCAGTCAGGGCTGGTTGAAGTCGGCGTTGCACCACTCACCCAAGGCTTTGTGGTCGAAAACCTCGCCGTCGTTACCGAGATGGAGCTGTTCGGTGAACAAGCGATTCAGCGCCGTACCACTGAGCGAGATCATAAACCGTCGGTTCAGGCTGAAGATGTCATACGAAACCTGGCTGAACTGAAAGAAGGTGATCCCGTCGTTCATGTGGAACAAGGCATTGGCCGCTACCGTGGTTTGGAAAAACTGGCGAGCGGCGATCTTGAAGCTGAGTACTTAATGATTGAGTATTCAGGAGGTGACAAACTCTACATCCCGGTGCAGTCGTTACACCTAATCAGCCGCTATTCAGGCACCAACCCAGAGTTCGCGCCATGGCATAAACTCGGCACTGAAAGCTGGGACAAAGCCAAGACCAAAGCTGCTGAAAAAGCACGAGACGTTGCCGCAGAGCTATTGGATGTTTACGCTCGGCGTGAAGCTAAAGAAGGATATGCTTACCAGCTGGATGAAACAGAGTACAACCGCTTTAGTAGCGAGTTTCGTTTTGATGAAACCGCCGATCAGGTCACAGCGATTAACTCGGTGATACGAGATATGACAGCACCACAACCGATGGACAGATTGGTTTGTGGTGACGTTGGCTTTGGTAAAACAGAGGTCGCGTTGCGTTCAGCATTTATCGCCGCTCATGGCGGTAAACAGGTTGCGGTATTAGTACCGACAACCCTGCTTGCCCAGCAACACTTTGAGACCTTCAGCGACCGCTTTGCCGACTGGCCAATCAAGGTGGCAGCGCTATCGCGTTTCGCCACTGCAAAAGAAGTCAAAGAAACCTTAGAAGGTCTCGCTAAAGGCACCGTTGATATCGTTATTGGCACTCATAAAATTATCCAGCAAGACGTTAAGTTTAAACGCTTAGGCTTATTGATTATCGACGAAGAACATCGCTTTGGCGTACGCCAAAAAGAGCAGCTTAAAAAGTTTAGAACTGAAGTCGATATTTTGACACTAACGGCAACACCAATCCCAAGAACGCTCAATATGTCGATGTCGGGCATGCGAGATTTATCCATTATCGCCACCCCACCTGCTAAACGACTGTCGGTAAAAACCTTTGTTCGCGAACACAATAAACCGCTCATTCGGGAAGCCGTCCTGCGTGAGATTCTCCGCGGCGGTCAGGTTTACTTCTTACATAACAGCGTTGAAACAATCGAGCGAACGGTTAGAGAATTACAAGAGCTGCTCCCAGAAGCTCGGATTAACTATGCCCATGGTCAGATGCGGGAGCGTGAGCTTGAACAAGTTATGCGAGACTTTTACCACCAGCGCTTTAACGTGTTGATCTGCACCACGATTGTCGAGACCGGTATTGATAACCCCAACGCCAACACCATGATCATTGATCGAGCCGATAAGTTTGGGTTAGCGCAACTCCATCAATTACGAGGTCGCGTTGGTCGCTCACATCACCAGGCTTATGCCTACCTTTTAACGCCTGCTGAGCGCAAAATCACCAAAGACGCTGAGAAACGGCTTGATGCTATTGCGTCGTTAGAAGACTTAGGCGCGGGCTTCACTCTGGCAACCCATGACCTCGAAATTCGTGGCGCTGGCGAACTATTGGGTGAAGAGCAGTCCGGTCAAATGCAAGCCGTGGGCTTTACCCTTTTTATGGACATGCTAGAACAAGCCATTAAGGATATCAAAGAAGGTAGAGAACCAAGCTTGCAACAAAGCTTAAATCAAAAAACCGAAGTTGAGCTGGGTGTTTCAGCGATTATTCCTGATGACTATATTGGCGATGTGGCGACCCGCCTTTCTCTTTACAAGCGTATCGCAAGCTCTAAATCAAAAGATGATCTTGATGCATTACAAATTGAGTTTATTGATCGTTTTGGAATTCTGCCTGTCGAACTGAAGAATCTTTTCGCTATTAATGAATTAATATTAGAAGCTCAACCGCTTGGCATTAGTAAGATTGACCTAGTACATTCAGGAGTTCGAATTCGCTTCAACCAAGACAGCAGCATAGACCCAACGAAATTAATTAAAATGATTCAAATGAATCCAGCACTCTACCGCTTCGAACAAAATGTCATCTTGAAAATTTTAACGGAAGAGGAAGAGTTAAAGCCCTTATTGAAGTCGATTCGCCAAGTCTTCGAGACATTACAATAG